From one Pseudoliparis swirei isolate HS2019 ecotype Mariana Trench chromosome 5, NWPU_hadal_v1, whole genome shotgun sequence genomic stretch:
- the stil gene encoding SCL-interrupting locus protein homolog isoform X2, whose translation MSCPVNLQDLPSGVLEAARGRPFRNSLPTLSFPRSRSALWDGRAAGEKLRLQLCARRKPCLLLMERALRLAQRHAHHSNKPRLLSFLLGSVSVDADEEGLTVTLDRFDPGRDQAGSCRVPSAPLPGDVLVPCWFSTQTEPPEALVQSEAELHLSFKADAASFVLRWSSVCPSVSVEVQPVRPLPVIPTALLRSLTGVQRGPAPASRQRGFLTMDQTRKLLLLLESDPKASSLPLVGLWLSGVAHASNPQVWAWCVRYLYSSSLQDRVLSETRCFLLVLFASTHRAPQFFQCRGPGPGPAPPLDYQLLTASQCVTLYQVVPGEDRALRCELGPEERSRQAEVFREARTSFSGARGSGAGDQDSGVEDLSPRPSPSPHPPPPQTRRVQPSVPELSLLIDGSVATNRNARQDPGPAHRDPPAPPTRNTTTSSAPRAAAPPHLHSTPNSNLQEPCCCCSTHTYDCTSIFSSPGLHPAPSHHPPPPPPSLHPPPPPPPPSSLHPPPPPPSSHHPPPASSLHPPPPSSHHPPPASSLHPPPPSSHHHPPPPPPSLHPPPPPPSSHHPPPPSSLHSPPPSSHHHPPPPPPPSLHPPPPPPSSHHPPPASSLHPPPPPPSSHHPPPSSLHPPPPPPSSLHPPPPPSSHHPPPASSLHPPPPPSLHPPPPSSHHPPPPPSLHPPPPPSSHHPPPPPSLHPPPPPSSHHPPLPSSLHPPSPPSSHHHPPPPSSLHPAPPPSSIPPLSSCQRTPSPFSTRPPLSSPLLLHPPPASWCGDSPSPAPSRPSCVNVCCDQVGVGVPPDTYQLLLHQDQQLRLLQAQVQMLLEAQGRPAPRTASIAVGTGASLFWGDPVQSPLPHQEVQAPPPSSSHVDLSTIGSVGGANVLEAVGSPGGQHRCSVSGLESPVLGESASMYGSEGEQRRFYHDLMSQLSSRLQESDRKQEVEDESGRRRQRKPSAGGDPVLKATVRQLQQLGVHLDHGHLNESQTRTQQTVESSSTLASINPAAVLSRLSVPDASLLVPEGSVDLSLEANAIALRYLSDSQLSRLCVGGHAPSCPGPASNHSPLSPSNMSLATRKYMRRYGLIEEEEEEEATARQPLNVKLLPQSQLIRDLRPTMQLLAGAAHKENRSSRRPSLMRASGSVGNILDLQRLRQLPKLF comes from the exons gaagccctgcctcctcctgaTGGAGAGAGCTCTGCGTCTGGCTCAACGTCACGCCCACCACAGcaacaagccccgcctcctgagTTTCCTCCTGGGGTCAGTGAGCGTCGACGCAG ATGAGGAGGGGCTCACCGTGACCCTGGACCGGTTCGATCCGGGTCGGGACCAGGCCGGATCCTGCAGGGTCCCGTCTGCTCCGCTGCCCGGAGACGTCCTGGTTCCCTGTTGGTTTTCCACGCAGACCGAGCCCCCTGAGGCCCTcgtccaatcagaggcagagctTCACCTGAGCTTCAAG GCTGATGCTGCGTCCTTCGTCCTCCGCTGGTCGTCCGTCTGTCCCTCTGTGTCCGTGGAGGTGCAGCCGGTCCGCCCGCTGCCCGTCATCCCCACGGCGCTGCTGAGGAGCCTGACGGGGGTCCAGCGGGGCCCTGCCCCCGCCAGCCGGCAGAGGGG GTTTCTGACCATGGACCAGACCAggaagctgctcctgctgctggagTCGGACCCCAAAGCCTCCAGTCTCCCGCTCGTCGGCCT CTGGCTGAGTGGCGTGGCCCACGCGTCCAACCCTCAGGTGTGGGCGTGGTGTGTGAGGTACCTGTACAGCAGCTCCCTCCAGGACag GGTCCTGTCAGAGACgcgctgcttcctcctcgtcctgttCGCCTCCACACACAGAGCTCCTCAGTTCTTCCAGTGTcgaggacctggacctggaccggcACCACCGCTGGACTACCAGCTGCTGACCGCCTCCCAGTGCGTCACACTGTACCAG GTGGTCCCGGGGGAGGACCGGGCCCTGCGGTGCGAGCTGGGCCCAGAGGAGCGCagcaggcaggcggaggtgttCCGAGAGGCCCGCACCTCCTTCAGCGGGGCCCGGGGCTCTGGCGCCGGGGACCAGGACTCTGGCGTGGAGGACTTGTCCCCACGGCCGTCCCCgagcccccaccccccacccccacag aCTCGCAGAGTCCAGCCGTCTGTTCCGGAGCTCTCTCTGCTGATCGACGGCAGCGTCGCGACCAATCGGAACGCTCGGCAGGACCCTGGGCCCGCCCACAGAgaccctcctgctcctcccaccagaaacaccaccacctcctccgcccccagagccgctgctcctcctcacctccacagcACCCCCAACTCCAACCTGCAGgagccctgctgctgctgctccacccaCACCTACGACTGcacctccatcttctcctcccCAGGACTCCACCCTGCTCCATCacatcaccctcctcctcctccacccagtctccaccctcctcctcctcctcctcctccatccagtctccaccctcctcctcctcctccatcctcccatcaccctcctcctgcatccagtctccaccctcctcctccatcctcccatcaccctcctcctgcatccagtctccaccctcctcctccatcctcccaccatcaccctcctcctcctccacccagtctccaccctcctcctcctcctccatcctcccatcaccctcctcctccatccagtctccactctcctcctccatcctcccaccatcaccctcctcctcctcctccacccagtctccaccctcctcctcctcctccatcctcccatcaccctcctcctgcatccagtctccaccctcctcctcctccaccatcctCCCATCACCCTCCTCCATCCagtctccaccctcctcctcctcctccatccagtctccaccctcctcctcctccatcctcccatcaccctcctcctgcatccagtctccaccctcctcctccacccagtctccaccctcctcctccatcctcccatcaccctcctcctccacccagtctccaccctcctcctcctccatcctcccatcaccctcctcctccacccagtctccaccctcctcctcctccatcctcccatcaccctcctcttccatccAGTCTccaccctccttctcctccatcctcccaccatcaccctcctcctccatccagtctccaccctgctcctcctccatcctccattcCACCCCTGTCCTCATGTCAGCGTACTCCATCTCCCTTCTCCACCCGCCCTCCTCTcagctctcccctcctcctccaccctcctcccgcCTCGTGGTGTGGTGACTCCCCCTCTCCAGCCCCCTCCCGCCcctcctgtgtgaatgtgtgctgTGAccaggtgggggtgggggtcccACCTGACACctaccagctcctcctccatcaggaccAACAGCTTCGGCTCCTGCAGGCGCAGGTCCAGATGCTGCTGGAGGCTCAGGGGAGACCAGCACCCAGGACCGCCAGCATCGCtgtggggacag GAGCCAGTCTGTTCTGGGGAGATCCGGTCCAgtcgcccctcccccaccaggaggtacaggctcctcccccctcctcctcacacgtCGACCTGTCCACCATTGGGTCTGTGGGCGGAGCCAACGTCCTTGAGGCCGTCGGCTCCCCCGGCGGTCAGCACAG gtgcagtGTCAGCGGTCTGGAGAGCCCAGTTCTGGGAGAGAGTGCCAGCATGTACGGATCTGAAGGAGAGCAGCGGCGCTTCTATCACGACCTGATG AGCCAGCTGAGCAGTCGGCTGCAGGAGTcggacaggaaacaggaagtggaagacGAGTCCGGCAGGAGGCGCCAGAGGAAGCCGAGCGCTGGAGGAGACCCGGTGCTCAAAGCCACCGTGaggcagctgcagcagctgggaGTCCACCTGGACCACGGACACCTGAACGAGTCCCAGACCAGGACCCAGCAGACCGTGGAGAGCAGCAG CACGCTGGCGAGCATCAACCCGGCGGCGGTTCTGTCCCGGCTGAGCGTGCCGGACGCCAGCCTTCtggtccctgaaggcagcgTGGACCTGAGCCTGGAGGCCAACGCCATCGCCCTGCGCTACCTGAGCGACTCGCAGCTCAGCAGGCTCTGCGtgggaggccacgccccctcttgTCCAGGCCCCGCCTCCAACCACTCCCCGCTGTCACCGAGCAACATGTCTCTGGCCACCAGGAAGTACATGAGGAGATACGGCTtgatcgaggaggaggaggaggaggaggcgaccgCTCGCCAGCCGCTGAacgtgaagctcctcccacagagTCAGCTGATCCGGGACCTGCGGCCCACAATGCAGCTGCTGGCGGGCGCCGCCCACAAGGAGAACCGCTCCAGCAGGCGGCCATCTTTAATGAGGGCGAGCGGCTCGGTGGGGAACATCCTGGACCTGCAGCGCCTCCGACAGCTGCCCAAGCTCTTCTGA
- the stil gene encoding SCL-interrupting locus protein homolog isoform X1, with protein sequence MSCPVNLQDLPSGVLEAARGRPFRNSLPTLSFPRSRSALWDGRAAGEKLRLQLCARRKPCLLLMERALRLAQRHAHHSNKPRLLSFLLGSVSVDADEEGLTVTLDRFDPGRDQAGSCRVPSAPLPGDVLVPCWFSTQTEPPEALVQSEAELHLSFKALQQCVSSRQALDLSQLLQVRGHVSVSLQADAASFVLRWSSVCPSVSVEVQPVRPLPVIPTALLRSLTGVQRGPAPASRQRGFLTMDQTRKLLLLLESDPKASSLPLVGLWLSGVAHASNPQVWAWCVRYLYSSSLQDRVLSETRCFLLVLFASTHRAPQFFQCRGPGPGPAPPLDYQLLTASQCVTLYQVVPGEDRALRCELGPEERSRQAEVFREARTSFSGARGSGAGDQDSGVEDLSPRPSPSPHPPPPQTRRVQPSVPELSLLIDGSVATNRNARQDPGPAHRDPPAPPTRNTTTSSAPRAAAPPHLHSTPNSNLQEPCCCCSTHTYDCTSIFSSPGLHPAPSHHPPPPPPSLHPPPPPPPPSSLHPPPPPPSSHHPPPASSLHPPPPSSHHPPPASSLHPPPPSSHHHPPPPPPSLHPPPPPPSSHHPPPPSSLHSPPPSSHHHPPPPPPPSLHPPPPPPSSHHPPPASSLHPPPPPPSSHHPPPSSLHPPPPPPSSLHPPPPPSSHHPPPASSLHPPPPPSLHPPPPSSHHPPPPPSLHPPPPPSSHHPPPPPSLHPPPPPSSHHPPLPSSLHPPSPPSSHHHPPPPSSLHPAPPPSSIPPLSSCQRTPSPFSTRPPLSSPLLLHPPPASWCGDSPSPAPSRPSCVNVCCDQVGVGVPPDTYQLLLHQDQQLRLLQAQVQMLLEAQGRPAPRTASIAVGTGASLFWGDPVQSPLPHQEVQAPPPSSSHVDLSTIGSVGGANVLEAVGSPGGQHRCSVSGLESPVLGESASMYGSEGEQRRFYHDLMSQLSSRLQESDRKQEVEDESGRRRQRKPSAGGDPVLKATVRQLQQLGVHLDHGHLNESQTRTQQTVESSSTLASINPAAVLSRLSVPDASLLVPEGSVDLSLEANAIALRYLSDSQLSRLCVGGHAPSCPGPASNHSPLSPSNMSLATRKYMRRYGLIEEEEEEEATARQPLNVKLLPQSQLIRDLRPTMQLLAGAAHKENRSSRRPSLMRASGSVGNILDLQRLRQLPKLF encoded by the exons gaagccctgcctcctcctgaTGGAGAGAGCTCTGCGTCTGGCTCAACGTCACGCCCACCACAGcaacaagccccgcctcctgagTTTCCTCCTGGGGTCAGTGAGCGTCGACGCAG ATGAGGAGGGGCTCACCGTGACCCTGGACCGGTTCGATCCGGGTCGGGACCAGGCCGGATCCTGCAGGGTCCCGTCTGCTCCGCTGCCCGGAGACGTCCTGGTTCCCTGTTGGTTTTCCACGCAGACCGAGCCCCCTGAGGCCCTcgtccaatcagaggcagagctTCACCTGAGCTTCAAG gcgttgcagcagtgtgtgagcagcagACAGGCTCTGGACCTGtctcagctgctgcaggtcagaggtcacgtgtcCGTGTCTCTTCAGGCTGATGCTGCGTCCTTCGTCCTCCGCTGGTCGTCCGTCTGTCCCTCTGTGTCCGTGGAGGTGCAGCCGGTCCGCCCGCTGCCCGTCATCCCCACGGCGCTGCTGAGGAGCCTGACGGGGGTCCAGCGGGGCCCTGCCCCCGCCAGCCGGCAGAGGGG GTTTCTGACCATGGACCAGACCAggaagctgctcctgctgctggagTCGGACCCCAAAGCCTCCAGTCTCCCGCTCGTCGGCCT CTGGCTGAGTGGCGTGGCCCACGCGTCCAACCCTCAGGTGTGGGCGTGGTGTGTGAGGTACCTGTACAGCAGCTCCCTCCAGGACag GGTCCTGTCAGAGACgcgctgcttcctcctcgtcctgttCGCCTCCACACACAGAGCTCCTCAGTTCTTCCAGTGTcgaggacctggacctggaccggcACCACCGCTGGACTACCAGCTGCTGACCGCCTCCCAGTGCGTCACACTGTACCAG GTGGTCCCGGGGGAGGACCGGGCCCTGCGGTGCGAGCTGGGCCCAGAGGAGCGCagcaggcaggcggaggtgttCCGAGAGGCCCGCACCTCCTTCAGCGGGGCCCGGGGCTCTGGCGCCGGGGACCAGGACTCTGGCGTGGAGGACTTGTCCCCACGGCCGTCCCCgagcccccaccccccacccccacag aCTCGCAGAGTCCAGCCGTCTGTTCCGGAGCTCTCTCTGCTGATCGACGGCAGCGTCGCGACCAATCGGAACGCTCGGCAGGACCCTGGGCCCGCCCACAGAgaccctcctgctcctcccaccagaaacaccaccacctcctccgcccccagagccgctgctcctcctcacctccacagcACCCCCAACTCCAACCTGCAGgagccctgctgctgctgctccacccaCACCTACGACTGcacctccatcttctcctcccCAGGACTCCACCCTGCTCCATCacatcaccctcctcctcctccacccagtctccaccctcctcctcctcctcctcctccatccagtctccaccctcctcctcctcctccatcctcccatcaccctcctcctgcatccagtctccaccctcctcctccatcctcccatcaccctcctcctgcatccagtctccaccctcctcctccatcctcccaccatcaccctcctcctcctccacccagtctccaccctcctcctcctcctccatcctcccatcaccctcctcctccatccagtctccactctcctcctccatcctcccaccatcaccctcctcctcctcctccacccagtctccaccctcctcctcctcctccatcctcccatcaccctcctcctgcatccagtctccaccctcctcctcctccaccatcctCCCATCACCCTCCTCCATCCagtctccaccctcctcctcctcctccatccagtctccaccctcctcctcctccatcctcccatcaccctcctcctgcatccagtctccaccctcctcctccacccagtctccaccctcctcctccatcctcccatcaccctcctcctccacccagtctccaccctcctcctcctccatcctcccatcaccctcctcctccacccagtctccaccctcctcctcctccatcctcccatcaccctcctcttccatccAGTCTccaccctccttctcctccatcctcccaccatcaccctcctcctccatccagtctccaccctgctcctcctccatcctccattcCACCCCTGTCCTCATGTCAGCGTACTCCATCTCCCTTCTCCACCCGCCCTCCTCTcagctctcccctcctcctccaccctcctcccgcCTCGTGGTGTGGTGACTCCCCCTCTCCAGCCCCCTCCCGCCcctcctgtgtgaatgtgtgctgTGAccaggtgggggtgggggtcccACCTGACACctaccagctcctcctccatcaggaccAACAGCTTCGGCTCCTGCAGGCGCAGGTCCAGATGCTGCTGGAGGCTCAGGGGAGACCAGCACCCAGGACCGCCAGCATCGCtgtggggacag GAGCCAGTCTGTTCTGGGGAGATCCGGTCCAgtcgcccctcccccaccaggaggtacaggctcctcccccctcctcctcacacgtCGACCTGTCCACCATTGGGTCTGTGGGCGGAGCCAACGTCCTTGAGGCCGTCGGCTCCCCCGGCGGTCAGCACAG gtgcagtGTCAGCGGTCTGGAGAGCCCAGTTCTGGGAGAGAGTGCCAGCATGTACGGATCTGAAGGAGAGCAGCGGCGCTTCTATCACGACCTGATG AGCCAGCTGAGCAGTCGGCTGCAGGAGTcggacaggaaacaggaagtggaagacGAGTCCGGCAGGAGGCGCCAGAGGAAGCCGAGCGCTGGAGGAGACCCGGTGCTCAAAGCCACCGTGaggcagctgcagcagctgggaGTCCACCTGGACCACGGACACCTGAACGAGTCCCAGACCAGGACCCAGCAGACCGTGGAGAGCAGCAG CACGCTGGCGAGCATCAACCCGGCGGCGGTTCTGTCCCGGCTGAGCGTGCCGGACGCCAGCCTTCtggtccctgaaggcagcgTGGACCTGAGCCTGGAGGCCAACGCCATCGCCCTGCGCTACCTGAGCGACTCGCAGCTCAGCAGGCTCTGCGtgggaggccacgccccctcttgTCCAGGCCCCGCCTCCAACCACTCCCCGCTGTCACCGAGCAACATGTCTCTGGCCACCAGGAAGTACATGAGGAGATACGGCTtgatcgaggaggaggaggaggaggaggcgaccgCTCGCCAGCCGCTGAacgtgaagctcctcccacagagTCAGCTGATCCGGGACCTGCGGCCCACAATGCAGCTGCTGGCGGGCGCCGCCCACAAGGAGAACCGCTCCAGCAGGCGGCCATCTTTAATGAGGGCGAGCGGCTCGGTGGGGAACATCCTGGACCTGCAGCGCCTCCGACAGCTGCCCAAGCTCTTCTGA